The Pseudoalteromonas ulvae UL12 DNA window TGAGGAGTTAGATCAGCTTCTTGGTTTAGCCAAGCATTCTATTCGTGAAATTATCGATATCCAGAAGCAAACATTAGCATAATTGAAAGGTTTAAAATGAAAGACTATCAAATCGAGTTTATTGAATTTGCACTAGAAAAGCAGGTTTTAAAGTTTGGTGAATTCACTTTAAAGTCTGGCAGAACCAGCCCGTATTTTTTCAATGCTGGATTATTTAACACGGGCCGTGATTTAGCGCGTTTAGGTCGCTTTTATGCTGCAGCTCTTGAAGATGCTGCAATCGAATACGATGTTTTATTTGGTCCTGCTTATAAAGGTATTCCAATCGCGACGACAACTGCGGTTGCATTATCGGATCATCACAATAAAGATGTACCGTATTGCTTTAATCGCAAAGAAGCAAAAACTCATGGTGAAGG harbors:
- the pyrE gene encoding orotate phosphoribosyltransferase, which produces MKDYQIEFIEFALEKQVLKFGEFTLKSGRTSPYFFNAGLFNTGRDLARLGRFYAAALEDAAIEYDVLFGPAYKGIPIATTTAVALSDHHNKDVPYCFNRKEAKTHGEGGSLVGSALAGKIMLVDDVITAGTAIRESMEIIQASGAQLSGVLIALDRQEKGKAELSAIQEVERDFNTQVISIVKLADLISYLEQQGNMNEHLEAVKAYRTQYGVA